The DNA sequence ACTCACATAGTATTGTATGTAATAAGTGCGGAGTGATCCTCTCAAACAGCTTTGCCACACAGTATCCGAACTTTCGAAATATTttgctgccttcatgtgctatcggaattatcgtaaagaCTAGTTTCTTAGTTAAAAAATTGGGCATGAATGCCCTCTCAAGTCAAATTTTGAATGCGAtaagctcgtaatcacgactacagaagtgggaagtaggaaatttccaatagcacatgaaggcagaATTAATAATTCAAGATCGATCCGCCCATCTCACGTGAGCTGGAGTGGATTACTATAGTGACTTTATTGTGACCAGGAATGAAAAGGAGTACGGTTGAACCATAGACTGTGAAAAAAAGggttgaactttatattcagtACACTACAGAGATAAGAAGTGAACAGTCATCTGAACGGCTTGTTCTCACTGCACGTGCTGCAGGTTTCTGTGAATCAGccattaaattattttcaagATGAACGAAGCAGAAAATACATCCACGTGTCAAAGGTGCTTGAGATGTTTTAGAAGTTTTTTACCTGTCGACTTCACAAGAGAAATTGTTAACTTGTGCTCTCTAGCTCTGCCTGTGGTAAGTACAGTAGGTAcagtattgtttattttaactctAAATCGCTTTTAACTCCAACTTAATGGTTTAATCGATTAACTGATTAATGTTATCATcattttatcagtatttttttttattattttaaccagtattttattttgtacagtacATCAATTTGTCacctttaaaggtgaagtgacATTTTTGTGACCCCAGAGGAAGCAAACGGAATTGCAAAGTAGAGCTGTTATGTAAACCTTTATTCTTTCTCCTCTCTGAAAAAACGAGATGCCCTCTAGTGTCCAGCGTCCTACTAGGCCTACCTGCAACCAAACAGAAaatagataataaataaataaatagcctaaataaatagaaaaactgCTTTTTTGaaaacccataaaaaaaaaaaatcctgaggGAACCTATTGCCAATTTCTGGCTTGGCGCACAAATTTATTTCTCATTATTGTTCCAAGGCAAGCCAAAAGGAGCAGTGTATTATCATAATTTTTGAGGGAAAAAAGCTTAATataaatcattcttttgagatTTAGCTTGGCTAACATCACAGAAATGACACAATTCACCTTTATTAATAGCCATGTTACCCATTAGACTGTCTCTGTGCTTTCTTATAGTTTTTGTCCTATCTTTTCgactatttaataatttttgtaagCACTGTGTTTTGTGGACATCTGGGAAAGATAGAGCTTGATGGTGTGACTCTTGCCGTAGCTGtgagttttatatatttatttcctcTTAAAATGTGCATAATGTAATATAGATGTAAtaatattcatataatataatattcataACATTTTAGATGTAATAAGAGAGTAATTGCAATAAAGCTCACTGTATTCTCACCAACAGGTCATCAATGTTATGGGTATTTGTACTGGCTATGGCTTGTCCGCAGCATGTGACACACTTATTTCTCAGGTAGAGGCTGCAGTGCATTacttacacacaaacaaatacaacaaCGTTATATGTCTCTTACGCTGTCGCTCTGTCTTTGCAGGCTTATGGAGCTGGGAACTTGCCTCAAGTTGGTGTTATAACTCAGAGAGCAATTTTAATTCTGCTACTCGCATGTTTGCCATGCTGCGCCCTTCTTATCAATACAGAGTCAATATTAGTGGTCGTGGGGCAAAGCCCAGAGGTTGCCAGGTGAGCACTATACAAGACTGTCGTTATAGTAACATCCTTAAGTAATAGCTTTTTAGAACATTTGTGTATTTAACTGGAATTAGTTATCAAGAAACATGCTAcaacataatatattatcatTAACCTTATTCTGTTTCAGAGTATCTCAGCAGTATGTGAACATATTTTTGCCTGGTCTTCCGGTATGTTTTCAGTGTAACACACACTCTTATTTTGTCACATCTCAAATCTGCTGAATGCCAAAACAAGGTAGTTTGCACCACTTTTGGTCTAATGGTTGTTATTTTATAGACTCTTTGactaaaatacaaacattttatgACCAGGTACATCATTTAAAGTATTTGGGGCTCTCAGAGAAGTAATACTgtgttatttttgtcttataggctgcatttatgtttATTCTTGAAACGAAATATCTACAGAATCAGGTAGgagaaaaacattcaaatgtaaTGCTCTGAGAAAGCATTAATGTGAAAGTTAATGAAATCTCTCATTTCAGGGAATAATTTGGCCCCTGGTCATTACTGGAATATTGGCAAATGTCCTAAATGTTTTAATCAACTATATCCTCCTCTTTGTCCTGGACATGGGTGTTCCGTGAGTTTCCATAACATTTGCTTTTAAACTACGGGAGAGAAAGTAACATGGAAATCAAAGACAAGATAGCTTACTGACCATGTCTATTTCATCTGCAGAGGATCAGCAGCTGCTAATACCATCTCCCAGTACAGTTTGGCGATCATATTGTTTATCTACATCCGATGCAAAGGTCTTCATAAGGACACTTGGGCTGGTCAGTTCAAAATCTGTTATtatatgttataatattatgtGTATCATGCAACAGCCATAGCCAAGTTCAGGGATATATGTTAAAGCAATTCTTTGTGGCCATATAGGTTGGTCGATGGACTGTTTGCAGGAGTGGGACTCATTCATCCATCTGGCCATTCCATGTATGCTCATGTTGTGCGCGGAGTGGTGGACTTATGAGATTGGAGGGCTGCTGTCAGGTTAGAGTGCATGCTTGTCAAAGGGTTAGAGATAcaacaaatacaattttttttagaacatgTCTAGTCATTTAAGTATTATTTGAGTTGATGTAAGAGTTGGATAGGCCACAAACCACAGGATGTTGAATTGGAATGACAGAAAGAAGAATTTACTATAGGCAgcagctatttgcacttagtgtaattagcaacaaaatgtattttctttgcaCTAAACATAAATAGTAGTTAGATGCTATTTGTACTAAGGGAATTgtagtatattataaaacagtatgcaGTAATAACAACATATTCATTGTATATGActaattattaaaatcataattggatgctgccttattgggacaTTACTTGTCCCTGTCCCTACCCGTTAAACACTTTATTCCAACTGTTAAATACATGTTAGACACTTTATTTCCAAATATTTTCTTAACTTTATTAAGAAGCTAGCCCCAGTAGCCTTGCTCTCCACGCCactgatcctgttatcagatgggtttcttttgtaattttgtctggCTCAGTCAGATAATGGTGGGcagagttagtgtaaatagcctctgcCAACAAGATGGGCTATTTGCAATTATTGGAAATAGACACTTTGTTTACAATATTGCAATGACAAGAAATTCAACACAGAGCAATTTCATTAGCTTGACACAAGTTTTCTGACAAAACATAAATACATCATTAATTTTGAGTAATTATGcctttagtatgtttttttattccattttatAAGACTTTGGGGTAAATTTTAGGAAAAATAAGCATTCTTGTATAAATAtaagtttatataaatatatgtaacaaataaaaacagataaataaatatctgTTTCATTAGGTgacaacattttctttttcttttgatggttatttatatatttttttatgtatttatgtatatgatAACATGAAATTGAAGTGTATTATTAAAAGAttggttcactttaaaatgaaaattaccccaagctttactcaccctcaagccatcctaggtgtatatgactttcttctttctaatgaacacaatcggagaaatattaataaatatccaagctttataatggcagtgaacgggaccaacgagtttgaagctcaagaaagtgcatccatccatcataaacgtactccacacggctccggagggttaataaagaccttcagAAGCGacgtgatgcatttgtgtaaagaaatatccatatttaacaagttatgaagtaaaataactagtttccgccagaccgccttccatattcaacttatgaagaaagtgtaacgcctcttgcagttcaaaatgattacgctatgtcctacaccttctgttatgaaaaaaacataactgacgTGACGTagttgaaggtgagtaaatcttggggtaattttcattttaaagtgaattaatcctttaaaaacTACTCTTACAGCAGTTAAATTCATTTCCTGggatttcatttcattttaatactactttgttaaattttaaatcaaattacaatcccttttaattcaaattcaggaattAACTTGAAATTTAAAAGGGGTTTTCAATCCAGTTGTGAATGGCACAAAACCCTGTTCCTGACACCTTTGCTGTTTTTTATGGCAGGTCTGATAAGTGAAGTGGAGCTTGGAGCTCAGTCAGTTATGTATGGGCTGGCAAATATTGCTTACATGGTATATTTTCATTAGTGTGAAAACGTTTTATTTCAAGCTTGTATGAACACTACAAGTGAGTGGCCTGTGTTCAGTTCCCTATAGGTTTCAGTGTGGCTGGAAGTGTGAGAGTGGGGAATGCCATGGGAGCAGGCGATGTTGCTCAAGCCAAGCTCTCTGCTAGACTCTCTATGATTTGTGCAGGTAATACTAAGAAAGAGCAAATGGCCCTCTGTATTGTATATGCTCTTTGCAAATAGGTTGCTTATCCATCACTTGTGTGTGCTCATGTACACTGTATAGCTACTGTAAACTATTTTCATACCATCCTATTATTCTTATGAGAAatgtgtaaatgatgattttatatttcattccattttatttacagtttCTGTTGCAGTGGTTTTGGCAACTGTCATTGGTTCCTCAAAGGATGTAATTGCTTATATCTTCACAAATGACAAGTGAGTGTTCTTCCTTTAATTAAAAACGTTtcagtcatgacaactcttggagTAGAATATTTCAACCAGCAAGGGGCATGGAATATACAGCTTGATTTTGGCGGACGAGATCTGGTACGCGTCTGCACATATGCAAGTATTTGTTCAGCTTAgtcaaaatgacaaacaaaaagGACAGGCTGCTGCAAATAAAATGATAGACCCCCCGTAGCAGATCGCTACAGGTGGcgctgaggaggaggaggaataTACAGAAGTTTTCATAATCGCACAGCAGGGCGATCGCAGGCAGGAAGGAAgtacttctgattggctgatgccaCGGCATTGGAAGAACAAATCAGCGCTAGGTTAGAGTTTCATGCCTGAATTATGTATTTTGCAACTTTTTTCCATAATTATCTTCTGTGTAATTTGTTCCTTTTAAATTGGAACTCCAGAATGAACTTTGCTCATGTAGtgctttaaatattaatttttatatttttaaggcATTTCCTCAAAAAGAGgcatataatttgtttttttcataataattctAGATTTTGCATCTGGAAACAACATAAcattaaactgtttttaaaaaaaaacatattttcaaaGCCCCAAACTCATCAAATGAATAGCCTCAAAGTcataaaatagataaaaatgttacttgaaaacagcattttgacaaaaataagaCTACTAGTAAGGCTACTAGTTTTCTTTCCTTCCTCTCACAGAGACATCAGAGCTAGGGTTGCCACGGTAATGGTTTTATATGCTCCTTTCCATCTTCTTGATTCCACAGCGGTAAGTCATTAGCCGAGTTGTGTTAGAGCACTCACAGCTCTCATTAGTGTTAATAACAAAACTGACAACAACACAATGATCATGAGAGTTGAGTTGAAACCTTAATTAGATTGGATGTTGTCCTTCACACATAAATAAATCTGAGACTGCACTGGAATGGGTCATCTGGGGAaattatgttaattattgtttctttctttaatcCAATCAGGCAGCAGGTGGCAGTATAGTGAAAGGTCTGGGAAAACAGAAATTTGGGGCAATCTGCAACCTTGTGGGATACTATGGTGTTGGCTGTCCAATTGGAATATCCTTGATGTTTGCTACTAAAATGGGAATTTTTGGTGAGACATGTATGAtataatgtaattcattttctaatttctaattttaataatattaaattattatataattcattattttattattaaatacaattatatatatatttttttatacaatttaataatattacatataatatataaacatttaaataataataaattgtatttaacatttgttataatacaaatatatatttaacatttaaaatattttattatatttaataatttcatgatatttttaaaaaaaaatttcactgTCTTGCTTTTTATGTAAATCATTCTATACagttataaatatatagttttggTGAGGCATGTATGATATaaagtaattattataataaataatatatatattataaataatatatatattatatattataataaatatataatttttggtgAGACATGTATgatataatgtaattaattttctaattttaataataataaattatataattaattattttattattaaatacaattatatatatatatataattttgtatacaatttaataatattacatataatatataaacatttaaataataatacattgtatttaaaaggtataatttgttataatacaaatataaaattaatatttaatattttttattatatttaatagttataataattttttcacTGTCTTGCTTTTTTTACGTAAATCATTCTATACAGTTATAAAtatatacgcacacacacacacatatatatatatatatatatatatatatatacaatttattgATCtgacatatataaacatataataatatagtatatGTATTCACTGTCTTGTATATTCTATGTAAACCATTCCTTTAATTTCCTCAAGGTCTGTGGACTGGCCTGTTAATTTCAGTATTCCTTCAGTCAGTGTTCTTTATGGTCCTTCTTTTCAAACTGAACTGGGAAAAATCCTCTGAAGAGGTGAGGAATTTaggatttattttcattaaaagtagCTTTAGTTCTTGTACAGTGCATTTGAGTGAAGCTTAATCTAAATGTGAACTCAGGCACAGATCAGGGCTGGTGTGCTGCTGAGAAGGACGGATGATGGTAATATGTTTGTTTTGACACTAATAATTCAAAAGTCTGATGATATTTAATGAGCCATTCTAATAAGAGTCATTTTCTTGACAGATGCACAAGTGTACGGCGGACTTATTGAGGACTGTGATGTGAATAATGCTACAGATATTGATGGGCTAGTGGATGAGCAGACCGATGTGGTAATCGCTACAGTGAAGGTGCAGCTGCCATTGAGGATGTTAGTGCTGCGCCGTGGCCTGGCTCTGGCAGCTATGCTTGCGCTCCTTGCTGCTGGACTCATTGTTAAGTTCTTTCTCAACAGATGACAGCCTGGTACTGGGGAAATGTCTTAAAGCAGAGAGAGTCCACCCAGAGCATGTCATAGGACGCCACCCAAAAGGTGCACACCTGTGCTACATGTCCACTTTGTATCTGAAAAGCAGGTTCAAAGTGGGGCACCTTTCTGGGATTTCAGATGTTGTCCATGCATTAAGTATCAgtgcattgttttgtttttacatgacATGGGGTGAATCATTTTGTACTTGCtcataatgtttatatttatttatataagcaTACTTATTCATCTGACTCtgttaaacaaaaacaacttgTACAATCCCAAGTCCTGTAATTAATCCACTCCCTCTCGCTCTCACATTTTTGCCATCTcatgaatttatattaaaaagagCAAATGTGTTGCAGAAAACATGAATATCAAAAAGATGTTTAATAATGGGGAAGAAAATACTATTGCAATTTCTGTTTTATGCAGACTTTAATTGCTGAGACACACTATAACTTTGTCACATAGACATTGTTCGATCAACACACAAATATCAgcatctttttattatttgtgttttttgtccTCAAGTGACCTGGCTCTAAATATAGCTGATAAAAAAAGACCCAAAACACTCAGAATATAATGGGATAGTGATTTATTGAACCAGGGATTTAATTTTGATAAGCTGCTCTGAATCAACTGTGCAATTTTTGcagctgttttaaattagaAACTAATTCTAATTTTAGATTATCTTTTTACAATAAACAATTATGCAGATGGGGTGTGTGCTAAAACACTGCCCAAAACAGGGCATAAAAATCATgtgctttttttatatttgtaatgtcTGAATGCTGAATTACCCTTCCATACATGACACTCATCTAACACCATCTAAAAACAGCCCAGAGTCACAGTCACATCAAACTGTTTAACCAGCAAA is a window from the Ctenopharyngodon idella isolate HZGC_01 chromosome 15, HZGC01, whole genome shotgun sequence genome containing:
- the slc47a3 gene encoding multidrug and toxin extrusion protein 1 isoform X1, producing the protein MNEAENTSTCQRCLRCFRSFLPVDFTREIVNLCSLALPVFLSYLFDYLIIFVSTVFCGHLGKIELDGVTLAVAVINVMGICTGYGLSAACDTLISQAYGAGNLPQVGVITQRAILILLLACLPCCALLINTESILVVVGQSPEVARVSQQYVNIFLPGLPAAFMFILETKYLQNQGIIWPLVITGILANVLNVLINYILLFVLDMGVPGSAAANTISQYSLAIILFIYIRCKGLHKDTWAGWSMDCLQEWDSFIHLAIPCMLMLCAEWWTYEIGGLLSGLISEVELGAQSVMYGLANIAYMFPIGFSVAGSVRVGNAMGAGDVAQAKLSARLSMICAVSVAVVLATVIGSSKDVIAYIFTNDKDIRARVATVMVLYAPFHLLDSTAAAGGSIVKGLGKQKFGAICNLVGYYGVGCPIGISLMFATKMGIFGLWTGLLISVFLQSVFFMVLLFKLNWEKSSEEAQIRAGVLLRRTDDDAQVYGGLIEDCDVNNATDIDGLVDEQTDVVIATVKVQLPLRMLVLRRGLALAAMLALLAAGLIVKFFLNR
- the slc47a3 gene encoding multidrug and toxin extrusion protein 1 isoform X2 is translated as MNEAENTSTCQRCLRCFRSFLPVDFTREIVNLCSLALPVVINVMGICTGYGLSAACDTLISQAYGAGNLPQVGVITQRAILILLLACLPCCALLINTESILVVVGQSPEVARVSQQYVNIFLPGLPAAFMFILETKYLQNQGIIWPLVITGILANVLNVLINYILLFVLDMGVPGSAAANTISQYSLAIILFIYIRCKGLHKDTWAGWSMDCLQEWDSFIHLAIPCMLMLCAEWWTYEIGGLLSGLISEVELGAQSVMYGLANIAYMFPIGFSVAGSVRVGNAMGAGDVAQAKLSARLSMICAVSVAVVLATVIGSSKDVIAYIFTNDKDIRARVATVMVLYAPFHLLDSTAAAGGSIVKGLGKQKFGAICNLVGYYGVGCPIGISLMFATKMGIFGLWTGLLISVFLQSVFFMVLLFKLNWEKSSEEAQIRAGVLLRRTDDDAQVYGGLIEDCDVNNATDIDGLVDEQTDVVIATVKVQLPLRMLVLRRGLALAAMLALLAAGLIVKFFLNR
- the slc47a3 gene encoding multidrug and toxin extrusion protein 1 isoform X4, with amino-acid sequence MNEAENTSTCQRCLRCFRSFLPVDFTREIVNLCSLALPVFLSYLFDYLIIFVSTVFCGHLGKIELDGVTLAVAVINVMGICTGYGLSAACDTLISQAYGAGNLPQVGVITQRAILILLLACLPCCALLINTESILVVVGQSPEVARVSQQYVNIFLPGLPAAFMFILETKYLQNQGIIWPLVITGILANVLNVLINYILLFVLDMGVPGSAAANTISQYSLAIILFIYIRCKGLHKDTWAGWSMDCLQEWDSFIHLAIPCMLMLCAEWWTYEIGGLLSVPYRFQCGWKCESGECHGSRRCCSSQALC
- the slc47a3 gene encoding multidrug and toxin extrusion protein 1 isoform X3, with the translated sequence MFILETKYLQNQGIIWPLVITGILANVLNVLINYILLFVLDMGVPGSAAANTISQYSLAIILFIYIRCKGLHKDTWAGWSMDCLQEWDSFIHLAIPCMLMLCAEWWTYEIGGLLSGLISEVELGAQSVMYGLANIAYMFPIGFSVAGSVRVGNAMGAGDVAQAKLSARLSMICAVSVAVVLATVIGSSKDVIAYIFTNDKDIRARVATVMVLYAPFHLLDSTAAAGGSIVKGLGKQKFGAICNLVGYYGVGCPIGISLMFATKMGIFGLWTGLLISVFLQSVFFMVLLFKLNWEKSSEEAQIRAGVLLRRTDDDAQVYGGLIEDCDVNNATDIDGLVDEQTDVVIATVKVQLPLRMLVLRRGLALAAMLALLAAGLIVKFFLNR
- the slc47a3 gene encoding multidrug and toxin extrusion protein 1 isoform X5, translated to MRLEGCCQFPIGFSVAGSVRVGNAMGAGDVAQAKLSARLSMICAVSVAVVLATVIGSSKDVIAYIFTNDKDIRARVATVMVLYAPFHLLDSTAAAGGSIVKGLGKQKFGAICNLVGYYGVGCPIGISLMFATKMGIFGLWTGLLISVFLQSVFFMVLLFKLNWEKSSEEAQIRAGVLLRRTDDDAQVYGGLIEDCDVNNATDIDGLVDEQTDVVIATVKVQLPLRMLVLRRGLALAAMLALLAAGLIVKFFLNR
- the slc47a3 gene encoding multidrug and toxin extrusion protein 1 isoform X6 produces the protein MGAGDVAQAKLSARLSMICAVSVAVVLATVIGSSKDVIAYIFTNDKDIRARVATVMVLYAPFHLLDSTAAAGGSIVKGLGKQKFGAICNLVGYYGVGCPIGISLMFATKMGIFGLWTGLLISVFLQSVFFMVLLFKLNWEKSSEEAQIRAGVLLRRTDDDAQVYGGLIEDCDVNNATDIDGLVDEQTDVVIATVKVQLPLRMLVLRRGLALAAMLALLAAGLIVKFFLNR